DNA from Salinispora arenicola:
CCCTCGGCTCGGCACCTGGTTCGCGGTGGTCTCCGTGGTGGTCGGCCTCTTCGCGGGGCTGTCGGCGCAGAGCAGGTGGAGTCAGTGGCTGTTGTTCCGCAACGGCGGGGACTTCGGGGTCAAAGATCCGGAGTTCGGGATAGACATCGGCTTCTACGTGTTCGACCTGCCCTTCTGGCGCTACCTGCTGGGGGTGGCCTTCACCGCCGTGGTGCTGGCCCTGATCGGGGCACTCGCGGTGCACTACGTCTTCGGCGGGGTCCGGCTCCAGGGCGTGGGCGATCGGATGAGCAACGCGGCGCGGGCTCACCTGAGCGCGCTGGTCGCGGTCTTCGTGCTACTCAAGGCCGTCGCGTATGTGCTCGACCGGCGGACGATGCTGCTGGAGTACAACGACGGTGCCAACGTGTACGGCGCCGGCTACGCCGACATCAACGCGCTGCTGCCGGCGAAGGAGATCCTCGCCTACATCTCGGTCGTCGTGGCGATCGCGGTCCTCGTCTTCTCCAACGCCTGGATGCGGAACCTGGTCTGGCCGGGCATCTCGCTGGCCCTGCTCGGAGTTTCCGCGGTCGCCATCGGCGGCATCTACCCGTGGGCTGTGCAGACCTTCGAGGTGAAGCCGAGTGCCCGCGACAAGGAAGCGCGGTACATCGAGCGCAGCATCGAGGCGACCCGTGCGGCCTTCAACCTGGGCGGGGTCGAGACCAGGCGGTATGCGGCGAGTAACCTTCAGCCACCAGCGAGCCTGGCCACCGACACGGCGGTGGTGCCGAACGCCCGGCTGCTGGATCCACAGCTGGTCAGCGAGACGTACACGCAGCTCCAGCAGGTCCGCGGCTTCTACGACTTCGGCCCCAAGCTCGACATCGACCGCTATGCCGTCGAGGGCAAGACCCAGGATTACGTGGTCGGCGTCCGCGAGATCAACTACGGCGAGTTGACCGCCCAGCAGAGCAACTGGATCAACCGGCACACCGTCTATACCCATGGTTACGGCCTGGTCGCGGCCCCGGCGAACCGGGTGGTCTGCGGCGGCCAGCCCTACTTCGTCTCCGGCTTTCTCGGTGATCGATCGCAGGAGGGGTGTGCCGCGCCAACCGATCAGATCCCGGCCAGCCAGCCGCGGATCTACTACGGCGAGCGGATGGAGGCCGGCGACTACGCCATCGTCGGTAAGTCGAACCCGGACGCCAACCCCGCCGAGTTCGATCGGCCGGTCGGCGAGGGCGACGACGGGGCCGAGTCCTACTACACCTACACCGGCTCCGGCGGCGTCGAGATCGGGTCGTTCAGCCGTCGTCTGCTCTACGCCATCAAGGAGCAGGAATCGAACTTCCTTCTCTCTGAGGCGGTCAACGAGAATTCGAAGTTGCTCTACGTCCGTAATCCGCGCGAGCGGGTGGAGAAGGTCGCTCCGTTCCTCACCGTGGACGGCGACCCGTATCCGGCGGTGATCGACGGCCGGGTGACCTGGATCATCGATGGCTACACGACGGCTGCGACCTATCCCTACGCAGAGCGGATCAACCTACAGACCGAGACCACCGACGAGCTGACCAACCGGGGCACGTTCCAGCAGGCCCGGGAAAATATCAACTACATTCGTAACTCGGTCAAGGCGACGGTCGACGCATACGACGGCACGGTCACCCTCTACGAGTTCGATGACGGCGACCCGGTACTCAGGGCGTGGAACAAGGCGTTCGGCGGCGATCTGATCAAGTCGAAGACGGAGATCCCGGCCGAGTTGAGCGCCCACTTCCGTTACCCGGCGGACCTGTTCAAGGTGCAGCGGAACGTGCTCACCCGATTCCACGTGACCAGCCCCGGCGACTTCTACTCCGGGCAGGACTTCTGGCAGGTGCCGAACGTACCGGACGCGCCGGACAGCGGCCAGAAGCAGCCACCGTACTACCTCTTCACCCAGTTCCCCGGGCAGGAGGAAGCCCGCTTCCAGCTCACCGCAGCGGTTACGCCGAACCGACGACAGAACCTGGCAGCGCTGATGTCCGGTTCGTACGTGGATGGAAAGCCCCGGCTCGAGGTGCTGGAGCTGCCGGAAGACACCCGGATCTCCGGGCCGGTGCAGGTGCACCAGCAGATGACCAACAACGCGCAGATCCGGCAGCAGCTGAACCTGCTCTCGTCGAACCAGGCTCAGGTCCAGTACGGCAATCTGCTTTCGCTGCCGTTCGGCGACGGCATGCTCTACGTCGAGCCGGTCTATGTGAAGAGCAACCAGCAGCAGGCGTATCCGCTGTTGCAGAAAGTGCTCCTGTCCTACGGTGACGGCGGCTCGTTCGTCGTCCTGGCGGACAACCTCGCCGACGGCATCAAACAGCTGGTCGAACAGGGCGAGAAGGCCGGCGCACCGTCAACGCCCCCGCCGTCCGGTGAGACGCCCGCGCCGACCCCGACCCCGACCCCAACCCCGTCGAGTCCGAGCGTGACGCCGCCCCCGGTCACGGGCGAACTGGCGGATGCGGCGCAGCGGGTTCAGGCGGCGATCGTGGAACTGCGGGCCGCACAGGAATCCGGTGACTTCGAACGCTACGGCCGGGCACTGAAGGCATTGGATGAGGC
Protein-coding regions in this window:
- a CDS encoding UPF0182 family protein; its protein translation is MRSSAPMPRMSRRGRVTIGVLVGVFVLFTLLGWGVQAWTDWLWFGKVDYTEVFSGVLVTRLLLFVTVGLAMAVVVGGNLWLAHRLRPRLRPQSPEQATLERYRMLLSPRLGTWFAVVSVVVGLFAGLSAQSRWSQWLLFRNGGDFGVKDPEFGIDIGFYVFDLPFWRYLLGVAFTAVVLALIGALAVHYVFGGVRLQGVGDRMSNAARAHLSALVAVFVLLKAVAYVLDRRTMLLEYNDGANVYGAGYADINALLPAKEILAYISVVVAIAVLVFSNAWMRNLVWPGISLALLGVSAVAIGGIYPWAVQTFEVKPSARDKEARYIERSIEATRAAFNLGGVETRRYAASNLQPPASLATDTAVVPNARLLDPQLVSETYTQLQQVRGFYDFGPKLDIDRYAVEGKTQDYVVGVREINYGELTAQQSNWINRHTVYTHGYGLVAAPANRVVCGGQPYFVSGFLGDRSQEGCAAPTDQIPASQPRIYYGERMEAGDYAIVGKSNPDANPAEFDRPVGEGDDGAESYYTYTGSGGVEIGSFSRRLLYAIKEQESNFLLSEAVNENSKLLYVRNPRERVEKVAPFLTVDGDPYPAVIDGRVTWIIDGYTTAATYPYAERINLQTETTDELTNRGTFQQARENINYIRNSVKATVDAYDGTVTLYEFDDGDPVLRAWNKAFGGDLIKSKTEIPAELSAHFRYPADLFKVQRNVLTRFHVTSPGDFYSGQDFWQVPNVPDAPDSGQKQPPYYLFTQFPGQEEARFQLTAAVTPNRRQNLAALMSGSYVDGKPRLEVLELPEDTRISGPVQVHQQMTNNAQIRQQLNLLSSNQAQVQYGNLLSLPFGDGMLYVEPVYVKSNQQQAYPLLQKVLLSYGDGGSFVVLADNLADGIKQLVEQGEKAGAPSTPPPSGETPAPTPTPTPTPSSPSVTPPPVTGELADAAQRVQAAIVELRAAQESGDFERYGRALKALDEATAAFEQAAGPGSAATPTGSPSPGG